Genomic window (Lewinellaceae bacterium):
AGCCCAGTCCGAAGACGGCCAGCAGGCCAATAATGGCGAGGATTCTCTTCATCATAGGGTGAAATCTTCTACCTTTCCGAAGACAGGTCGTAGCGCAAGCCGTTGTACTCTTTCAGCACGGCTTTCACCGAACCCACCGACACCGGCGACTCGATGATGAGCGGAATCTTGTTTTTATCGTCAGAAGCCCAGACATTCATGGCAGCGCCGCCTTCGCCGAAGACGTAACCCGAGATCACTTCCGGGCTGAACCGGATCGTATTGAAACGGCCCAGGCCTTTCACTTTTACGTTTTCTTCCTTGCCCTGGTATTCCACCTTGAGCGGCCAAACCTCTTTATCCATGAAAATTTTAACCGGTATTTTGGCGCCGGACTGATAATCCCCGAATTCAATATTCCGGGTATAATAGATGATGGAGAGGATGTCGTGCATGCAATTATCAATATTGTATTCCGACATTTCCGCCGTTTCTTTCGACTTGCCGCGCATGGAATAGGCCTTGGCGCGGCCCTGGTCGAACGTCACCTTGTCGTACAGGCGATACTTCCCTTCCTGCACATCGCGGATGGAAATAACGGGCAGCAAGGTCTTCTTATCGACGTAAGTATCGTATTTGTCCCGGACCTTGTAGAACCACTCGTAAGATTTGTAGGTGCTCCCGTAAGCCGACAGGTGATACTGGTCGTCCTTTTCCCTAACCCGGAAGGTCACTTCGCCGGCTGCCAGCCAGACGAAATTCCAGTTGTAATACAATTTATACGTAATGGTTTCGCCGTGCTGAAAGGATTGGTTGTAAATGCTACAGGGCGAAACCTCTTGCACCAGATGTGGCGGCGCCACCGTATTCCATTCCGTTCTTTCAGGAGCGACGAAAGCCATGAGAAGGATCAGCATAGCGCCCAACAGGCTCATTCTGAACATCTTCAATTTCATAACCTAATGATTTTAAGACATTTATTTTGAAAATGGCAGCCATCCCCACTAACGCAGGCAGGCATAGATTTATTATAAAAAGGCCGAAGGTGGCCGCAAGAATGGCCACGTCCTGATCGTTGCCGGGCCCCAGGGCCAGCAGCGCTGCTTCCCCCCTCGCCAGCAAGCCCAGAACCGGAGGCAGGGGAATGCTGGTTTGTATCAAAAATATCGTCGCGATCCCCGCTAACGCTGCCCCCACCGGGATATTCACGCCGAAAAACACCAGCAAACAATAATACTGAAAGCTATAGGTGGCGTAGCGGGCCGCAGCGAGCCCCAGCGCCAGGCCCAGCCGCCGGGGCCGGTAGTGTTTCAACCAAAGCGCCAGGCGCAACACCTTTCGCGGCAGCGGCAGCACTCTGGCCACTGCACTCAGCCACCGAATATTGAAATACAGAACATATATCAGGCCCAAAAGCGCTACGGCCAGCCACCACAATCCACTGAACAACA
Coding sequences:
- a CDS encoding DUF3108 domain-containing protein, which gives rise to MKLKMFRMSLLGAMLILLMAFVAPERTEWNTVAPPHLVQEVSPCSIYNQSFQHGETITYKLYYNWNFVWLAAGEVTFRVREKDDQYHLSAYGSTYKSYEWFYKVRDKYDTYVDKKTLLPVISIRDVQEGKYRLYDKVTFDQGRAKAYSMRGKSKETAEMSEYNIDNCMHDILSIIYYTRNIEFGDYQSGAKIPVKIFMDKEVWPLKVEYQGKEENVKVKGLGRFNTIRFSPEVISGYVFGEGGAAMNVWASDDKNKIPLIIESPVSVGSVKAVLKEYNGLRYDLSSER
- a CDS encoding flippase-like domain-containing protein; the protein is MFTIYKQVFGKEGWKAAWEAGKALPWMENWPWVGAAFLLLPLNWVLETQKWRSLLWPFWKIPFGQAFLGVMAGVSLSLFTPNRIGEYGGRMLAVPPRYNWHAVMAALVGNLAQLLALIGFGLLGAFYVAGLYYREVQLLFSGLWWLAVALLGLIYVLYFNIRWLSAVARVLPLPRKVLRLALWLKHYRPRRLGLALGLAAARYATYSFQYYCLLVFFGVNIPVGAALAGIATIFLIQTSIPLPPVLGLLARGEAALLALGPGNDQDVAILAATFGLFIINLCLPALVGMAAIFKINVLKSLGYEIEDVQNEPVGRYADPSHGFRRS